The genomic region CAATGGATAGATAAGATATTCCCAACAGTAAACGAAAGTTCCTATTACCTAGATGGAATTCAAGTAGGAATGGAATTCAACGACTATAACGGAATAGCAGAACTTGGATATACTCTTTATTGCTGGATAATGAGTACAGCACAAGGAGTAAAGATATTAGATGAAGCATAAGTACACAGTAGTATCTACATAAATCTTTTAAGTCCAATTGAGAAGTATTTAGGGGAACCCTAATGGGAATAGATCCTAATTATAGAACTACAAGAAAAGTAGTTACAGAAATTCAAGGAATAAAAGTTTACGATCCATACGAACCGCCCAAAAAACTCGGAATATGGGGCACAATAGTTGGAGTAGACTTCGACTTATGCATTGCAGACGGCTCTTGTATAACAGCTTGTCCAGTAAACGTATTCCAATGGTATGAGACTCCCGGGCATCCTACATCAGAAAAGAAAGCAATGCCAATTAATGAACAAGCTTGCATATTCTGTATGGCCTGCGTAAACGTTTGTCCAGTTGCCGCAATAGACGTTAAACCACCTTAAATACTTAGGTGGATACAAGAAATTAATGATAAAGGTTTTTCATTTAAGAAGGACTTACTTAACACTTACCTCTGCCCTTTATCCAGAGGGAATTAACTTCATTAATAAAATAAAGGTATTATTCGTGGACAAGAACTATTGTAAAAATGCCTTTGAAGATGTTGAGAAGTTACGAGAAGGCAATACTATAATATTCATAACTGCAGCTAAAAATTACGAATTTAAACAAACATCGTGGGGAGAGTTATTTATTTCGGCCGGAGTAGGAGAGAGTGGAGAAAATGCAGGTTGCACAATAAATATTTCTGCCTTCGTAAATTACCCGCTTAATTTGAACGGCTTAGTTGATTTAGTTAGATCGTTAACTGAGGCAAAAAGTGGTGCTTTAAGGGACCTTAATTTTCCATTTACTGGAACTGCAAGTGATGCAATAGCAGTAGGTACTATTGGAGGAAATGAGTATTTTGCAGGGCCTTCAAGCGAAATAGGTAAGAAAGTGACTAAGGACGTTAGAGAAGTTCTAAGAAAATTATTGATCAAGGATTTGAGTTCTGAATAACTATGGATGAGAAAACTAGAAGAAATTCTAGTAGAGCTTACTGATAGAAGACAGAACGATCTAATGTTCACACGTAACTTATTATTACTTTCAATTCCGCAACGAGCACCTTCTTAAG from Acidianus ambivalens harbors:
- a CDS encoding 4Fe-4S dicluster domain-containing protein — translated: MGIDPNYRTTRKVVTEIQGIKVYDPYEPPKKLGIWGTIVGVDFDLCIADGSCITACPVNVFQWYETPGHPTSEKKAMPINEQACIFCMACVNVCPVAAIDVKPP
- a CDS encoding adenosylcobinamide amidohydrolase, with product MIKVFHLRRTYLTLTSALYPEGINFINKIKVLFVDKNYCKNAFEDVEKLREGNTIIFITAAKNYEFKQTSWGELFISAGVGESGENAGCTINISAFVNYPLNLNGLVDLVRSLTEAKSGALRDLNFPFTGTASDAIAVGTIGGNEYFAGPSSEIGKKVTKDVREVLRKLLIKDLSSE